The window GCGGCATCGTTCGGCGCCAGGAAGCGCGGCAGGCCGGCGGTGATCACCACCGGATCGCGCACGATGACGTCGGTCTGGGCGTGGCCGACGGCTTCCTTGGTCCAGGCCACCGCCATGACGCGCACGGTGCCGTTGAACTGCGGAATGTCGAAGTCGATGCGCGCCTTGCCGTTGGCGTCGAGCTCCACCGGGCCGGAGAAGAAGGCGACCAGCTTTTCGGTCGGCGGGCTGCCTTGCGACTGCATGTTGGCGCCGTCGCCGCCGGTCCGCAATTTGCCGGCGGTGCCGAGCGAGCCGTCGATCAGGCGGCCGTAAATGTCGCGGATCTCGAGCCCGAGCATGCGCTGGCCGAAGAACCAGTCCTCGGGATCCGGCGCCTTGTAGTTGGTGAGGTTCAGGATGCCGACATCGACCGCCGCAACCATGACATAGGCGTTGCTGCCGGCCTGAGCGCCGGCGACCGAGACCGGGATCGACAGCTGCTGGCGCGGCACGGTCTTTTCTGGCGGCGTCAAAGCAACAGTCAGCTTCTTCGAGCCGGGATCGACCTTCAGCCATTCGATGCCGATGGCGCGTGCCGGCATGCGCGTTTCCTGCGCGTCGCCCGGCCTGAACAAAGTCGCCGTGACATAGGCGCCGGCGCCCCAGTCGTCGCCGACCGGGATGTCGACGGTGCTGCCGCCGGCCGGCACGGTTGCCGTGACGGTCTTCAGCAATTTGTCGGCGCCGATGGTGACCAGCAGTTCGCCGGCAAAGTGCGGCGAGATTTTCAGCCTGGCGACCTCGCCGGCGGCGTAACTATCCTTGTCCAGCGCGATCTCCAGGGCGTCCGGGGTTTCGGTGGTGGTGGAGGAGACATACCAGCCGGCGTCGAACTCATAGCTGGTAGCCGGCCCGTCCGGATCCGCCGTCTCGACTTCGAGCCGGTAACGGCCCCAGTCGACGGGGAGCGACACGGTCGCCTCGCCGTCGGCCTTCAGGTTGATCTGGCCGTTGGCGACGGCCTTGGTAAGGTTGACCGCTTCGTAGTTCCAGGAATTGTTGGAGCGGTACCATTGGTAATTGCGCTCGACCTTGACCAGCGACCACTGGGCGCCCTTCAATTCCTCGCGCTTGCCGTTGGGGTCCACCGCGATGATGCTGAATTTTGCGGTTCCGCCTTGCGGCACCTCGCCGTCTTCGAAATCCGGACGGATGCCGATCATGTCCTTTTCGGGGTGGACGGCGATATCGAGCGAGCGCTCGACGGCGCGGCCGCCGGTTTCACGCATCCGCACCGTGACCTTGGCGTTGACCAGCTTGGTGGTCGAGGGCAACTTGTCGATCGAGACCGGGAAGGTCGCCTTGCCGTTATCGCCGACCACGGGCAGATTGGTGAACGGTGTCACCGTCGGTTCGGCAGACTGTTCGTCGGCAAGGCCGAAGGTGAAGTCCTTGAACCGGTCCCAGGTGCTGGTGGTCGACAGTGTCATCTCGCCTTCGAGCGCCAGGCCCGCGGCCGGCGCGCCATAGAGGAATCGGCCGTCGACATTGACATTGGCGGTCTCGCCCTGGGCGATCTCCTTCTTGTCGGCGGTCAGGTCGAACTCGATGCGATCCGGCACGAAGTCCTCGACCAGGAACATCTGGCTGGCCACCGCCGCCTGCTTGGGATCGGTGTAGATCGATACCGTCCAGGTGCCGCGCATGGCGTTGGGCTCGAGCGGCAGGTCCACCGCGTGGCCGCCGGCGGAGGCGCCGTCGCTGACGATGCGGCGGTTCTCGACGCCGTCGGGACGCGTGAAGATGAAGGTCAGCGGCAGGTTCTCGACCGCTTTGGCGGCGCCGTCGCGAGCGAGCGCCGCGACATGCACGTCCTCGCCGGCGCGGTAGATGCCGCGCTCGGTCCAGGCATAGACGTCGAGCGCGCCGGGTGCCGCGCGTCCCTCGACACCGCGATCCGAGAGGTCGAAGCCGGCACGGCCCATGTCGAGGAAGACGAAGTCGTTATCGCTCTGCTTGGCCATCAGCACGGCCGGCACCATGCCGCCTTCGCCGCGCGTCAGGCCGGGATTGAAGACGGCGTGGCCTGCGGCATCGGTCGTCGCGGTACCGAGGATTTCATTGTTCTTGGCAAGCAGCGTGACTTCGGCGCCGCCGATCGGCTTGGCGCTGCCGAGCGAGCGGGCAAAGACATTGAGCCCGTCCTGGCCGGTATAGGTGGAGAGGCCGATATCGGAGACGACGAACCATTGGGTGGCCAGCGAACCGTAGTCGTCTTCCTTGGCGTTAACGGCCTGCGCGGTCAGCACGTAGACGCCGGGCTTGCGCTGCGGGATCGCCTCATCGACCGGAAACGACGTGGTGACCTCCTTGTTGAGGTCGTTGGCGATATCGAGCGTGCCCTCCCAGACCGGGGATCCCATCTGGTCGGAAATGGTGGAAATATCATAGCTGTCGAGCTGATGCAGGAACTGGTAGCCGGACAGAAGCTGCGCCAGCGAACGGTCGCCGATGCGGTAGAGCTTCATCCTGGCGGCTGTCATGTTGACGGTGACGACCGGGATGCCGCGGCGGGCGCCGGACGGCAGCACGAAGCTGTCGCCGGTGAAGCGGGCCGACGGAGCGCGATCCTGGACATAGATCGACAGCACGACCGGAGCGGCGATCGTCTCGCCGACCGCGGCCGGCAGGCCGGCACGGAAGGTGACGTCATAGTGCTGGCCGTGTTCCAGCCCTTCGACGCAGATCTGCTTGTCCTTGGCCTCGACGCCCTTCGGGGGAGCGCTGTCGACGGTGACGAACTGCGAATAGTCGACGCCGGTCTTGACCAGTTCCTCGGAAAACTGCGCGCAGATGCGCGGCGAACTGGAATCGGCGTCGACCGAGTGGTCGACGACGCGGAAGCCTTTGCGCGCCTTGAGATCGGCATAGTCGGCCTGCACGGCCGGCGAACTGACCAGTGCGAGGCTCGCCTCATAGGCCTGCAGGGAGGGCCGGAAGAGGTCGCGCTTGTCGAGACCGGCGGCAAGCAGCGCCAGCGCCTCGGCGCGGGTCTTGGCGGTGCGCACGAGCTTATAGGCGTTGAAGGCGGCGGAGGTGACGTTTGCCGGCAAAGTCGAGGGTTCGGAGGTGTTGGCAGCCGGCTGCACGGCCAGAGTCTGGCGCGCCAGCGCCAGCCAGAGCGCGCCGTCGTCGGGCAGGACGGAAACGGCGGCCTGATACTTCTGCATGGCCAGGCGATGATCGCCGGTGAGCGCCGCCTGCTCGGCCGCCGCCTGGAGCGCGGCCAAGCCTTCGGTCGGCTTGTCGTAGGCCGGGTCGGTCAGCTTGTTGCGGAATTGCTGGGCCTGGTCGGCCATCCAG is drawn from Mesorhizobium sp. B1-1-8 and contains these coding sequences:
- a CDS encoding alpha-2-macroglobulin family protein; amino-acid sequence: MAMRAARGLSFFVLLFFALGGAALAAEARRIVTTDNSDYFGFDLRSEQNASLDQCKTTCLGDPACRAFTYNTKAKWCFLKSDYNQLKPFSGAVAGKIANVDGDPDIGAPPALAFFPNWMADQAQQFRNKLTDPAYDKPTEGLAALQAAAEQAALTGDHRLAMQKYQAAVSVLPDDGALWLALARQTLAVQPAANTSEPSTLPANVTSAAFNAYKLVRTAKTRAEALALLAAGLDKRDLFRPSLQAYEASLALVSSPAVQADYADLKARKGFRVVDHSVDADSSSPRICAQFSEELVKTGVDYSQFVTVDSAPPKGVEAKDKQICVEGLEHGQHYDVTFRAGLPAAVGETIAAPVVLSIYVQDRAPSARFTGDSFVLPSGARRGIPVVTVNMTAARMKLYRIGDRSLAQLLSGYQFLHQLDSYDISTISDQMGSPVWEGTLDIANDLNKEVTTSFPVDEAIPQRKPGVYVLTAQAVNAKEDDYGSLATQWFVVSDIGLSTYTGQDGLNVFARSLGSAKPIGGAEVTLLAKNNEILGTATTDAAGHAVFNPGLTRGEGGMVPAVLMAKQSDNDFVFLDMGRAGFDLSDRGVEGRAAPGALDVYAWTERGIYRAGEDVHVAALARDGAAKAVENLPLTFIFTRPDGVENRRIVSDGASAGGHAVDLPLEPNAMRGTWTVSIYTDPKQAAVASQMFLVEDFVPDRIEFDLTADKKEIAQGETANVNVDGRFLYGAPAAGLALEGEMTLSTTSTWDRFKDFTFGLADEQSAEPTVTPFTNLPVVGDNGKATFPVSIDKLPSTTKLVNAKVTVRMRETGGRAVERSLDIAVHPEKDMIGIRPDFEDGEVPQGGTAKFSIIAVDPNGKREELKGAQWSLVKVERNYQWYRSNNSWNYEAVNLTKAVANGQINLKADGEATVSLPVDWGRYRLEVETADPDGPATSYEFDAGWYVSSTTTETPDALEIALDKDSYAAGEVARLKISPHFAGELLVTIGADKLLKTVTATVPAGGSTVDIPVGDDWGAGAYVTATLFRPGDAQETRMPARAIGIEWLKVDPGSKKLTVALTPPEKTVPRQQLSIPVSVAGAQAGSNAYVMVAAVDVGILNLTNYKAPDPEDWFFGQRMLGLEIRDIYGRLIDGSLGTAGKLRTGGDGANMQSQGSPPTEKLVAFFSGPVELDANGKARIDFDIPQFNGTVRVMAVAWTKEAVGHAQTDVIVRDPVVITAGLPRFLAPNDAATMRLDIADTDGPAGDYKLSVTTTGDLSTGDKPLPQTLTLAQGKRQTLSFPLIAHTAGDASITVKLAHADGTTVEQTLYMPVRPAQLPVTNRMVVDLKPHGGSLRVDKELLAASVLDGASVSVGVSQSSALDVPSLLMTLDRYPYGCAEQTTSRAMPLLYVNDMAKSIGMESDPDLHQRVQDAIYKVLSYQAASGSFGLWGPGSGDLWLDAYVTEFLTRAREQKYDVPALAMNQALNNLQNSLGYDQDVQDRGSEIAYALYVLARNKKASIGDLRYYADTRLEAFSSPMAVAQLAASLALYGDTQRSEATFQTALRLAQSSTEYDYYRSDYGSPLRDGAAMLALAAESKPVPSIMPQLIKLVGRERADARWTSTQDESWMLLAARALKEGNDSITLSVNGAPHSGGYSDQVAGSNLVDSPLTIANTGTTPLQAVVTTVASPVEPLPAGGDGFTIDRTYYRLDGTEANVTEVKQNERYVVVLKIYEQNKWPSRLLITDLLPAGFEIDNPGLVSSAQLSNFSWLAQTDAAHLEFRDDRFVAAFNPNEGDSNRNIMLAYVVRAVTPGTYAHPPATVEDMYRPAYSARTASGVMEIKAP